Proteins encoded by one window of Paramixta manurensis:
- the repA gene encoding incFII family plasmid replication initiator RepA, with protein sequence MTEQLTENTSFYRQVKNPNPQFTPREGKRTLPFCRKLMAKAEGFTSRFDFSVHVAFVRSLGKRHRMPPLLRRRAIDALLQGLCFHYDPLANRIQRSITNLAIECGLATESKKGNLSITRATRALKFLAELGLITYQTEYDPQIGCNIPTDITFTPALFSALDVSDVAVVAARRSRVEWENQQRKKQGLMPLEMDELIAKAWRFVRERFRSYQTERKSHGLKRARARRDAERTRRDIVTLVKQQLTREYASGRFTGGLDAMKRELDRRVKERMLMSRGNNYTRLAPATT encoded by the coding sequence GTGACTGAACAACTTACTGAAAACACATCATTTTACCGGCAGGTAAAAAATCCTAATCCGCAATTCACGCCACGTGAAGGGAAGAGGACCCTGCCGTTCTGCCGTAAGCTGATGGCGAAAGCCGAAGGCTTCACGTCCCGTTTTGACTTTTCCGTCCACGTCGCGTTCGTTCGTTCGCTGGGTAAGCGTCACCGTATGCCACCGTTACTGCGCCGCCGCGCCATTGATGCGCTGCTGCAGGGACTGTGTTTCCACTATGACCCGCTGGCTAACCGTATTCAGCGCTCCATCACCAATCTGGCCATCGAATGCGGTCTGGCCACCGAGTCGAAAAAAGGCAACCTCTCCATCACCCGCGCCACGCGGGCGCTGAAGTTTTTGGCTGAGCTGGGGCTGATTACCTACCAGACCGAGTATGATCCGCAGATCGGCTGCAACATCCCGACAGATATCACCTTCACGCCAGCCCTGTTCTCCGCGCTCGACGTCTCTGACGTGGCCGTGGTGGCCGCCCGCCGCAGCCGGGTGGAATGGGAAAACCAGCAGCGCAAAAAGCAGGGCCTGATGCCGCTGGAAATGGACGAGCTGATAGCAAAAGCCTGGCGGTTTGTGCGCGAGCGGTTCCGCAGCTACCAGACGGAGCGCAAGTCGCACGGGCTGAAACGCGCGCGTGCGCGGCGGGACGCGGAGAGAACCCGCAGGGATATTGTGACGCTGGTTAAGCAGCAGCTGACGCGGGAATACGCCAGCGGACGCTTTACCGGCGGCCTTGATGCCATGAAGCGTGAGCTGGACCGTCGCGTGAAAGAGCGCATGCTGATGTCGCGCGGCAACAACTATACGCGGCTGGCTCCCGCGACCACCTGA
- the traI gene encoding conjugative transfer relaxase/helicase TraI: MMTVAPVASASDAAGYYSSKDNYYFLDDLESQWLGEGARELGLEGPVDLDTFTNVLHGRLPDGTELGKDVQGSHVHRPGHDFTFSAPKSISLLILAGGDKRLLEAHHEAVKETLSVIEQMVTARDTKDGVTSIVPTGKMVAALFTHDTSRNLDPMIHTHAVLANVTELEGKWKALATDYIHGAGFIETMYRHQVSFGKIYRNSLKSKTEALGYETELTGGRHELWEIKGFTEEVLDEFSSRHREIIGQVGEEASLKSRDVAALDTRQRKQDISRLRDSDEPVVSSPEKTVSAPSGSPRLPESREPREPVPASPALPETEHRQTDASHNEKTPENGEPGGALQEQLPGSPAVPEQEQPIVKPETTDGRSRLQARWQRQMEGTGFDIDGVMQAARAREATRIISGDESPSPADIIDTVREAISVLSDSRTRFTYGDLLMTAHHAGSEQHTIPALRRAIDQAISENLLVPLDGDKGVFTSGIHLLDELSVQALAADIVKENRVIRFRSPADAAPAHLKSAEHEPIAILNAPASVQRLRETTEELVTMSRKAGREVRVLASSVERAMSLEKSKILKGNILQRSRVLDSTFSLSPQSTLIIEGAEKLGLKEMLVLTGEAREKNAQLLFLDSAGRQSNANALSVLSTSGVPRHGLTEPSAGLEARVISITDKRDRYHALAERFAELSSPDNPVTAAVVGAREQQQLTGIIRDALQNAGKLDREGVVIEARTPVFITAKERKLASSYRPGMVLEDRSEKNETRHYIVDRVHDDTRMLSLIDSDGVLSRVKLSALNGDWRAFTQEKLSVAPGERLFAVAGDKQAGLRARDRLTVTAVENGELTLTREGQKHPLTVRADRPLYVTHGYVSAPGARDNEQGTVLASLNGRDLSSNMMNALAQSGSQAEIFTGEALHRAEDKLARMRTGRSPLALVQQASGKDDAGEALNTLNAALLTDTQKAVTRSIAQMRDVSFSEAKLLDIAGGFISNVGALRLEVARQVKEGDLIPVRVKGEPRFVARATWEMEKEIVAAITDGKNTQTPLMANIAPALLDGLTQGQKVATSLILQSTDRFTAVQGYAGTGKTTQFRAVQAAIDTLPEGDRPVIIGLAPTHRAVKEMRDNGIEAQTLKSFVTDWQQRTAAGETVRYDRTLFLIDESSMIGNQDTAAAYRAITAGDGRAVPVGDVAQLESPESGAPFQLMQERSPIDVAVMKEIVRQRDANLKSAVYSVIENKAGAALEKISSVSPLTVPRRPGTVAPAKSVAETKDPVSFIVADYMSRTDAAREQTMILVQLNADRRAVNSGIHRAMVESRELGQKAVIIPVLERITGGRHDFNRIQDWKPGQVVQANDRYLSVTGIDKGGDRVLLRDEAGRIHYYSPQELNATEIEVFDRREIELREGDQVRMTKTQKLAGHAAHEQYRVEQLRDNGEIVLKNRDGSKTIDPLTVTADRHVDYAWAVTGYGGQGASANYDIVLEGTEGARKRMSGMRAFYINASRARDHVQVVTDGVNDWMDTLKERDKGPVTAHDAIHPEPERAQARQIWAMGQPLARTAIGRTFLREQGLGNSAVPARVIPPTRKFPDAHLALPVYDGNGKTAGLAMLPLQPETGRIRAGEVRHMMTPGGQAAVLQKSRSGETVIVSDMAQALDAARANPDAGVLLLTGARTPSAQLLKVAGGLPDKSRRPDATLLHLVQTELQAFLRILPPDVPEQENKSALIAAREVANKLGTESPVTLPDSSDKERSVLSDRMAARIAEAMKEKVPSLPGENVPDYTALVRLASHALAKNAGLPDDAVLHSVVSALSANPLPAGVRLPAEIPAGSDVPVSVLRQIQEEQRAERLSSKAQQQDLSEQGLASAARALERQGVPRLPEASRGREPERDMPLPDRVRDIQKER, encoded by the coding sequence ATGATGACTGTTGCTCCCGTGGCGTCCGCCTCAGACGCTGCCGGTTATTACAGCAGTAAGGACAACTATTATTTTCTCGACGATCTGGAAAGCCAGTGGCTCGGCGAGGGCGCGCGTGAACTGGGTCTGGAAGGTCCGGTTGACCTGGATACGTTCACTAACGTTCTTCACGGCAGGCTGCCTGACGGCACTGAGCTGGGTAAAGACGTTCAGGGTAGTCACGTACACCGTCCGGGGCACGACTTTACCTTCTCCGCACCTAAAAGCATTTCACTGCTTATCCTGGCCGGCGGCGATAAACGTCTGCTGGAGGCGCACCATGAAGCGGTAAAAGAAACACTGTCAGTTATCGAACAAATGGTCACCGCACGGGATACGAAAGATGGCGTCACCAGTATTGTGCCGACAGGAAAAATGGTGGCGGCGCTTTTCACTCACGATACGTCACGTAATCTCGATCCCATGATCCATACCCACGCCGTGCTGGCGAACGTAACTGAACTGGAGGGGAAGTGGAAGGCACTGGCTACCGACTATATCCACGGGGCCGGGTTTATCGAAACCATGTATCGCCACCAGGTTTCGTTCGGAAAAATCTATCGTAACTCGCTTAAGAGTAAAACCGAGGCGCTGGGTTACGAGACCGAACTCACCGGCGGCAGGCATGAGCTGTGGGAGATCAAAGGTTTCACAGAAGAAGTGCTTGATGAGTTTTCATCGCGCCACCGGGAAATTATCGGACAGGTCGGCGAAGAGGCCTCGCTGAAAAGCCGTGACGTGGCCGCCCTCGATACGCGCCAGCGTAAACAGGATATCAGCCGTCTCAGAGACTCCGATGAACCGGTGGTTTCTTCACCTGAGAAGACGGTGTCAGCGCCTTCCGGTTCACCACGACTTCCGGAAAGCCGGGAGCCGCGTGAGCCTGTCCCCGCGTCTCCGGCACTGCCGGAAACGGAGCACCGGCAGACCGATGCCAGTCATAATGAAAAGACGCCTGAAAACGGTGAGCCGGGCGGGGCGTTACAGGAACAATTACCCGGCTCCCCGGCGGTGCCGGAGCAGGAGCAGCCGATTGTTAAACCTGAAACGACGGACGGTCGCTCGCGCCTTCAGGCGCGCTGGCAACGGCAGATGGAAGGAACCGGTTTTGATATTGACGGGGTGATGCAGGCGGCGCGGGCACGCGAAGCCACGCGCATTATCTCCGGGGACGAGTCTCCCTCGCCGGCGGACATCATTGACACGGTCCGTGAAGCGATTTCCGTTCTGAGCGACAGCCGCACGCGTTTTACGTACGGTGATTTACTGATGACGGCACACCATGCCGGCAGTGAGCAGCATACCATTCCGGCGTTGCGGCGCGCGATTGACCAGGCCATCAGTGAGAACCTGCTTGTGCCTCTCGACGGTGATAAAGGCGTATTCACGTCGGGCATTCATTTACTTGACGAGCTTTCGGTTCAGGCGCTGGCCGCAGATATCGTTAAGGAAAACCGGGTTATCCGGTTCCGTTCGCCCGCAGACGCGGCGCCGGCACATCTTAAATCGGCAGAGCACGAACCGATTGCCATCCTGAACGCGCCGGCATCCGTCCAGCGCCTGCGTGAAACGACGGAGGAACTGGTGACAATGTCACGCAAGGCGGGGCGGGAAGTCAGGGTGCTGGCCAGTTCAGTAGAGCGCGCGATGAGCCTTGAGAAATCGAAAATACTGAAGGGCAATATTCTTCAGCGCAGCCGCGTGCTGGACAGCACGTTCAGCCTGTCTCCCCAGAGTACGCTCATCATTGAAGGCGCGGAAAAGCTGGGGTTGAAAGAGATGCTCGTCCTGACCGGTGAGGCACGGGAAAAGAATGCGCAGCTCTTGTTCCTGGACAGCGCCGGGCGGCAGTCTAATGCGAACGCCCTTTCCGTTCTGTCGACGTCAGGCGTGCCGCGTCATGGTCTGACGGAACCCTCAGCAGGGCTTGAGGCCAGAGTTATCAGTATTACGGACAAACGCGATCGCTATCATGCCCTGGCGGAACGGTTTGCCGAACTGAGCAGCCCTGATAACCCGGTCACTGCCGCTGTTGTGGGGGCCCGCGAGCAGCAACAGCTGACCGGCATCATTCGCGACGCGCTGCAGAACGCCGGAAAGCTTGACAGGGAGGGGGTTGTCATCGAGGCGCGCACGCCGGTATTCATTACGGCAAAGGAACGCAAACTTGCGTCCTCTTACCGCCCGGGGATGGTGCTGGAAGACCGTTCGGAGAAAAATGAAACCCGCCATTATATTGTTGACCGTGTCCATGACGACACACGCATGCTGTCGCTCATAGACAGCGACGGTGTGCTTTCCCGCGTAAAGCTGAGCGCACTAAACGGGGACTGGCGCGCGTTTACGCAGGAAAAGCTTAGCGTGGCGCCGGGTGAGCGGCTGTTTGCGGTGGCGGGGGATAAGCAGGCAGGCCTCCGGGCCCGCGATCGCCTGACGGTGACGGCGGTCGAAAACGGTGAGCTGACCCTGACACGTGAAGGACAGAAGCACCCCCTGACGGTCCGCGCCGATCGCCCGCTGTACGTGACACACGGGTACGTCAGCGCCCCAGGCGCCCGTGATAATGAGCAGGGGACCGTACTGGCCAGCCTGAATGGCCGTGACCTGTCCTCTAACATGATGAACGCGCTGGCACAGTCAGGCAGCCAGGCTGAGATCTTTACCGGTGAAGCCCTGCACCGGGCCGAAGATAAACTCGCCCGGATGCGAACGGGGCGTTCACCGCTTGCCCTGGTACAGCAGGCCAGCGGTAAAGACGACGCCGGAGAAGCACTGAACACGCTTAACGCAGCACTGCTGACGGACACACAGAAAGCCGTCACACGAAGCATTGCGCAGATGCGGGACGTATCTTTCTCAGAGGCGAAGCTGCTGGATATTGCAGGTGGCTTCATCAGTAATGTCGGCGCCCTGCGCCTGGAGGTGGCCCGTCAGGTGAAAGAGGGCGACCTGATCCCGGTCAGGGTGAAGGGCGAGCCACGATTTGTCGCCCGCGCCACCTGGGAGATGGAGAAAGAAATTGTTGCGGCCATCACGGACGGAAAAAACACGCAGACGCCGCTGATGGCGAATATCGCGCCGGCTCTGCTGGACGGCCTGACGCAGGGACAGAAGGTGGCCACCTCACTGATCCTGCAAAGCACCGACCGTTTTACGGCGGTTCAGGGGTATGCGGGAACCGGTAAAACCACGCAGTTCCGCGCCGTTCAGGCGGCTATCGACACGTTACCGGAGGGAGACAGGCCGGTCATTATCGGTCTTGCCCCCACGCACCGGGCGGTAAAGGAGATGCGCGATAACGGCATCGAGGCGCAAACGCTGAAATCTTTCGTGACGGACTGGCAGCAGCGCACCGCAGCCGGCGAAACGGTGCGCTATGACAGGACCCTGTTTCTAATCGATGAATCCTCCATGATCGGTAACCAGGATACCGCCGCGGCCTACCGGGCCATCACGGCAGGCGACGGGCGAGCCGTGCCGGTTGGCGACGTCGCGCAGCTGGAGTCACCTGAAAGCGGCGCGCCCTTCCAGCTGATGCAGGAGCGCAGCCCGATCGATGTGGCCGTGATGAAGGAAATTGTTCGTCAGCGCGATGCAAACCTGAAATCAGCGGTCTACAGCGTGATTGAGAACAAGGCGGGCGCCGCGCTGGAAAAAATCAGCAGCGTTTCACCGCTGACCGTTCCCCGCAGGCCGGGGACGGTTGCGCCGGCGAAATCGGTGGCTGAAACGAAAGATCCGGTCAGCTTTATTGTGGCGGATTATATGAGCCGGACGGATGCGGCCCGGGAACAGACCATGATACTGGTCCAACTTAACGCGGACCGCCGGGCTGTCAACAGTGGCATCCATCGGGCGATGGTGGAAAGCCGGGAACTGGGCCAAAAGGCGGTAATCATTCCCGTACTTGAGCGCATCACCGGCGGGCGCCACGACTTTAACCGCATTCAGGACTGGAAACCCGGTCAGGTTGTCCAGGCGAACGATCGCTATCTCAGCGTTACCGGCATCGATAAGGGGGGAGACAGGGTACTGCTGCGGGATGAGGCGGGACGGATACATTACTACTCGCCGCAGGAGCTGAATGCCACCGAAATCGAGGTGTTTGACCGCCGGGAGATAGAGCTCCGCGAAGGCGACCAGGTGCGGATGACCAAAACGCAGAAGCTGGCCGGACACGCAGCCCACGAGCAGTACCGTGTCGAGCAACTGCGCGACAACGGCGAAATCGTGCTGAAAAACCGGGACGGAAGCAAAACGATCGATCCGCTCACCGTGACCGCCGACCGCCACGTCGATTATGCCTGGGCGGTGACCGGATACGGCGGTCAGGGCGCCAGCGCAAACTACGACATCGTCCTGGAAGGCACGGAAGGCGCGCGTAAACGCATGAGTGGTATGCGGGCCTTTTATATCAACGCCTCGCGCGCCCGGGACCATGTTCAGGTCGTCACCGATGGCGTGAATGACTGGATGGATACGCTGAAAGAGCGGGATAAGGGGCCCGTCACTGCCCACGATGCCATTCACCCTGAACCCGAGAGAGCGCAGGCCCGGCAAATATGGGCAATGGGACAGCCGCTGGCCAGAACGGCGATTGGCCGGACGTTTTTGCGTGAACAGGGACTCGGGAACAGTGCTGTACCTGCCCGGGTTATCCCTCCGACGAGAAAGTTTCCTGACGCTCACCTGGCGCTGCCGGTGTATGACGGAAACGGTAAAACGGCGGGGCTGGCCATGCTGCCGCTGCAGCCGGAAACCGGCAGGATAAGAGCCGGTGAGGTCAGGCATATGATGACGCCGGGCGGGCAGGCGGCTGTTTTGCAGAAAAGCCGCAGCGGCGAAACGGTGATTGTCAGCGATATGGCTCAGGCCCTTGACGCCGCGCGCGCGAACCCGGACGCCGGCGTCCTGCTGCTGACGGGGGCCCGAACGCCTTCAGCGCAGTTGCTTAAGGTCGCGGGCGGTCTGCCGGACAAGAGCCGGCGACCGGATGCCACGCTGCTTCATCTGGTTCAGACCGAGCTGCAGGCGTTTTTACGTATCCTGCCCCCGGATGTGCCGGAACAGGAGAATAAATCCGCGCTCATTGCCGCACGGGAGGTGGCGAACAAACTCGGTACAGAGTCGCCTGTAACACTGCCGGACTCGTCGGACAAGGAACGGTCGGTGCTTTCTGACCGGATGGCGGCGCGCATTGCTGAGGCCATGAAGGAGAAGGTGCCTTCGCTCCCCGGAGAGAACGTCCCGGACTATACTGCCCTGGTGCGTCTCGCCTCCCATGCCCTGGCGAAAAATGCCGGCCTGCCTGACGATGCCGTTCTGCATTCGGTGGTCAGTGCGCTGTCGGCGAACCCGCTACCGGCTGGCGTACGTCTGCCTGCTGAGATACCGGCCGGTTCTGATGTTCCGGTATCCGTGCTGAGGCAGATTCAGGAAGAACAGCGTGCTGAAAGGCTTTCATCAAAAGCACAGCAGCAGGATCTCTCAGAGCAGGGGCTGGCCAGCGCCGCGCGGGCGCTTGAGCGGCAGGGCGTACCCCGGTTGCCGGAAGCGTCCCGCGGACGTGAGCCGGAGCGGGATATGCCGCTGCCGGACAGGGTCAGAGACATTCAGAAAGAACGTTAA
- a CDS encoding helix-turn-helix domain-containing protein: protein MYKPSREQFKAEMKRKGWSRNALAERWGKSETWISKIVNDDARAQQWNDALSGLPDKNEL from the coding sequence ATGTATAAACCATCAAGAGAACAGTTTAAAGCCGAAATGAAGCGCAAGGGCTGGTCACGGAATGCACTGGCAGAACGCTGGGGTAAGTCAGAAACGTGGATTAGCAAAATCGTCAATGACGATGCCAGGGCACAGCAGTGGAACGATGCGCTGTCCGGGCTGCCAGATAAAAATGAACTATAA
- the tap gene encoding RepA leader peptide Tap produces MPGKLQYLLCVLLLCNISAGRRD; encoded by the coding sequence ATGCCCGGAAAACTGCAATACCTTCTGTGCGTACTCCTTCTGTGCAACATAAGCGCAGGAAGGCGTGACTGA
- a CDS encoding DUF1173 family protein yields the protein MATKKTYPVRFAGQRGTRECGADFRTDNPEQWQRWLKHARDNKTTTVVTCLCQPPEEDTHRRRLKVHLSQKTDQCWLASWAYSGHEHAPECRFYSVWPDERQAAIYTHDVVKAAPGGHLVVRLPTGLQKKEAPETRQEITPARGVTGRRHRQPSMRLLGLLHLLWEQSGINVWHPAFDRRKRYPGWVSWRLNETAARIRIGRVPLQHSLMLMAMKDSPQVAQNRQTVKGAGGASRRLIMISQLATWNDAAAERLQFTLPLGLFAGFPALALPDDVRARLARSFSREMADWRRGARVMVICETEPPETVFIRKDGRNIPRSSCRVIDAALMTVSPRYIPLDSRYEGMVEARLWEEKRAFIKPLRYDGEEDVFPDFVLTDVPGTEALPLEVFGMNTPEYLQRKQVKTAFYDSEYGAGRWWQWDAADDPEGADMPAFPPRQL from the coding sequence ATGGCGACAAAGAAAACGTATCCGGTCCGGTTTGCCGGTCAGCGCGGCACGCGTGAGTGCGGTGCTGACTTCCGGACGGATAATCCGGAACAGTGGCAGCGCTGGCTGAAGCACGCGCGCGACAACAAAACCACCACGGTGGTGACCTGCCTGTGCCAGCCTCCGGAGGAAGATACGCACCGCCGGCGCCTGAAGGTGCACCTTTCACAGAAAACGGACCAGTGCTGGCTCGCGTCGTGGGCCTATTCCGGCCACGAACACGCACCGGAATGCCGCTTTTACTCCGTCTGGCCGGATGAAAGGCAGGCCGCTATTTACACGCACGACGTGGTAAAGGCGGCACCCGGGGGGCATCTGGTCGTGCGCCTGCCGACCGGCCTGCAGAAGAAAGAGGCCCCGGAAACCAGGCAAGAGATAACTCCGGCCCGGGGCGTGACGGGCAGGCGGCACCGGCAGCCCTCGATGCGCCTGCTCGGGCTGTTGCACCTGCTCTGGGAACAGTCCGGCATCAACGTCTGGCATCCCGCCTTCGACCGCAGGAAACGCTATCCCGGCTGGGTAAGCTGGCGGCTAAACGAAACGGCCGCGCGTATCCGTATCGGCCGGGTACCACTGCAGCACTCCCTGATGCTGATGGCCATGAAGGATTCGCCGCAGGTCGCGCAAAACCGTCAGACCGTTAAAGGTGCCGGCGGCGCGTCCCGCCGTCTCATTATGATTTCGCAACTGGCCACCTGGAATGACGCGGCCGCTGAGCGGCTGCAGTTCACGCTTCCGCTGGGGCTGTTTGCCGGTTTTCCGGCGCTGGCGCTGCCTGACGACGTCCGGGCGCGCCTTGCCCGGAGCTTTTCACGTGAAATGGCAGACTGGCGCCGCGGGGCCAGAGTGATGGTTATCTGCGAAACCGAGCCGCCGGAAACCGTTTTTATCCGGAAAGATGGCCGGAACATACCGCGCAGCAGCTGCAGGGTCATCGATGCGGCGCTGATGACCGTCAGCCCGCGCTATATCCCGCTGGACTCGCGCTATGAGGGCATGGTTGAGGCGCGCCTGTGGGAGGAAAAGCGCGCGTTCATTAAACCACTGCGCTACGACGGTGAGGAGGATGTCTTCCCGGACTTCGTGCTGACCGACGTGCCGGGAACGGAGGCGCTGCCCCTGGAGGTGTTCGGGATGAACACACCGGAATACCTGCAGCGTAAGCAGGTCAAGACGGCTTTTTACGACAGTGAGTACGGTGCCGGCCGGTGGTGGCAGTGGGATGCTGCAGACGATCCGGAAGGGGCTGATATGCCCGCTTTTCCTCCCCGTCAGCTGTGA
- the repA gene encoding replication regulatory protein RepA, with translation MSQSVTAVTTSSGSKRPYRKGNPLSASEKQQAAVARKKLTHKELKIFVRNPIKDRLLIECEKEGLTQAEYIERVLQQAFDESDK, from the coding sequence ATGTCGCAATCAGTTACAGCAGTCACTACCTCATCAGGATCTAAACGCCCGTATCGTAAAGGCAATCCTTTAAGCGCATCTGAAAAGCAGCAGGCGGCTGTGGCCAGAAAAAAGCTTACACATAAAGAACTCAAGATTTTCGTACGGAATCCGATTAAAGACAGGCTTCTGATTGAGTGCGAGAAAGAAGGTTTAACTCAGGCTGAGTATATTGAACGCGTGTTGCAGCAAGCCTTTGATGAGAGCGATAAATAA
- a CDS encoding DsbA family protein translates to MKKIRNVGAFVLAFSTGFAAMNAFAAGDEDFTPAQQARIGKIAADYLVAHPEVLIEVSQKLQAQQAERKAGALTNAALHGHRLLMQLDGVPVKGPANAKVIVTEFFDYECSACSMMAPNMEQVMARNPDVRFAFRDWTIFASRFPESTQASRRGLDIWRQKGADAYMAYHNGIYHVYPVAQNEGKLTGADIEKVAKSAGAAAEDAGKRDQSDQLIAGNDALAQMLGLEGTPGIIVMPAEGPTAKNTTVIPGVVSADVMQQAIDRAAGK, encoded by the coding sequence ATGAAAAAAATTCGCAATGTGGGCGCCTTCGTACTGGCCTTCAGCACCGGCTTTGCCGCAATGAATGCGTTTGCGGCCGGCGACGAAGACTTTACCCCCGCCCAGCAGGCCCGGATTGGAAAGATTGCTGCCGATTACCTGGTGGCGCATCCGGAGGTGCTGATTGAAGTAAGCCAGAAGCTACAGGCGCAGCAGGCGGAGCGGAAAGCAGGCGCACTGACTAACGCTGCACTGCACGGACACCGGCTGCTGATGCAACTGGATGGCGTGCCGGTGAAAGGACCGGCGAACGCGAAAGTCATCGTGACCGAGTTCTTCGACTATGAGTGCAGCGCCTGCAGCATGATGGCGCCAAACATGGAGCAGGTTATGGCCAGAAACCCGGACGTGCGCTTTGCGTTTCGCGACTGGACCATTTTCGCCTCTCGTTTTCCCGAATCCACGCAGGCTTCCCGGCGGGGCCTGGATATCTGGCGACAGAAGGGCGCGGATGCGTACATGGCCTACCATAACGGCATCTACCACGTCTATCCGGTTGCACAGAACGAAGGAAAGCTGACCGGCGCGGACATCGAAAAAGTGGCGAAGTCTGCGGGCGCGGCGGCAGAAGATGCGGGTAAGCGTGACCAGTCAGACCAGCTGATCGCCGGTAATGACGCGCTGGCGCAGATGCTGGGTCTGGAAGGAACGCCCGGTATTATCGTGATGCCGGCAGAGGGGCCAACGGCGAAAAACACGACCGTCATTCCGGGCGTGGTCAGCGCTGACGTGATGCAGCAGGCGATTGACCGGGCGGCAGGCAAGTAA